The following coding sequences lie in one Arachis ipaensis cultivar K30076 chromosome B05, Araip1.1, whole genome shotgun sequence genomic window:
- the LOC107643141 gene encoding RNA-binding protein 8A-B — protein sequence MQGNGADGEALDFEPEDDDLMDEDAAADADADPRAPPPKLKSAITAGASSSLSTPKKTKGRGFRQDSDPNRNTRLQGSDFDSLATEGGPGPQRSIEGWIILVTGVHEEAQEDDLQNAFGEYGEIKNLHLNLDRRTGFVKGYALIEYERAEEARNAIENLNGSELLTQTIYVDWAFSSGPINESARRKNARPTRERRSRSPRRRY from the exons ATGCAGGGTAACGGTGCCGATGGAGAAGCCTTGGATTTCGAGCCTGAGGACGACGACCTCATGGACGAGGACGCCGCCGCCGATGCTGACGCTGACCCCCGCGCTCCTCCTCCTAAGCTCAAGTCCGCCATCACCGCCGGCGCCTCTTCCTCCCTCTCCACCCCTAAGAAGACCAAGGGCCGCGGCTTCCGTCAGGACTCCGATCCCAACCGCAATACCCGCCTCCAGGGCTCCGATTTCGACTCCCTTGCCACCGAGGGCGGTCCTGGCCCTCAAAGAT CCATTGAAGGATGGATTATTCTGGTGACGGGCGTGCACGAGGAAGCGCAGGAGGATGATTTGCAAAACGCTTTTGGAGAATACGGAGAGATTAAGAACTTGCATTTGAATCTCGACCGTCGCACTGGTTTTGTCAAA gGTTATGCCCTGATTGAATATGAGCGTGCTGAGGAAGCTCGTAATGCCATAGAGAATTTGAATGGATCCGAGCTTCTCACACAAACCATTTACGTAGACTGGGCATTCAGCAGTGGACCTATTAACGAATCAGCGAGAAGAAAGAATGCTAG ACCAACTCGTGAGCGACGCTCAAGGAGCCCTCGCAGGAGATATTGA